A genomic window from Algoriphagus sp. Y33 includes:
- a CDS encoding ABC transporter permease, translating into MTPKEHIKIIQPSSGWQLIDFRELWRYKDLLYFLTLRGIKARYAQSVLGVAWAIIQPLFTTLVFTVVFGNLAKVDSDGIPYTLFSYLALWPWNYFSGTLTESANSLIQNANMITKVYFPRMVLPLSSLLSKLLDFLIAFVVVVGMMIYYQVTPGWGLLVLPVLIIQLLMCSLGMGMMLSAMAVKYRDVKHALTFVIQLLLYAAPVVYSTTAVPEPYRGLYTLNPMVGVIEGFRAAFLDRPMPWEWIWPGSIVAVILFIFGMLYFRRMERIFADVA; encoded by the coding sequence TTGACTCCCAAAGAACACATCAAAATCATCCAGCCTTCTTCGGGTTGGCAGCTTATAGACTTCAGGGAACTCTGGAGATACAAGGATCTTCTGTATTTCTTAACATTAAGAGGAATCAAGGCACGCTATGCACAGTCTGTACTGGGAGTGGCTTGGGCTATTATCCAACCTTTGTTTACTACCCTGGTGTTTACTGTTGTATTTGGCAATCTGGCCAAAGTGGACTCAGATGGGATTCCATACACGCTCTTTTCATACCTGGCACTTTGGCCTTGGAATTACTTTTCGGGCACACTCACTGAATCAGCTAATTCCCTGATCCAAAATGCCAATATGATCACCAAAGTCTATTTCCCCAGAATGGTATTGCCACTTTCCTCATTACTTTCGAAGCTTCTGGATTTTTTGATCGCATTTGTTGTGGTGGTGGGCATGATGATCTATTACCAGGTTACCCCTGGCTGGGGATTACTGGTATTGCCAGTACTTATCATCCAACTCCTGATGTGCAGTCTGGGAATGGGGATGATGCTGTCTGCTATGGCGGTAAAATACAGGGACGTCAAGCATGCATTGACATTTGTGATCCAACTCTTACTCTATGCCGCTCCTGTGGTTTACAGTACCACAGCAGTTCCTGAGCCATACCGGGGATTATATACGTTAAATCCCATGGTTGGGGTTATCGAAGGGTTTAGAGCAGCATTTCTAGACCGCCCTATGCCTTGGGAATGGATCTGGCCCGGCTCCATCGTAGCGGTTATTCTCTTTATTTTCGGTATGCTATACTTTCGGAGGATGGAACGGATATTTGCGGATGTTGCATAA
- a CDS encoding lipocalin family protein has product MKNTFTHFFFLILCSGFLFSCGDDDNDPKNTTSLEGEWKLQSMKYDGEYSAYQQGELIDDGTLSGEASDIDMIFEFTGNKVNVSGSFMMSMEYDLFPGTDFKIPVNGSAYTGTFELNGDKIYFQNASGTEEAEIVSQTDSELVLQMTSSSSMAALGGENIFEYDGLYVLTK; this is encoded by the coding sequence ATGAAAAACACCTTTACCCATTTCTTTTTTTTAATCCTCTGCTCAGGATTTTTATTTTCTTGCGGAGATGATGACAATGATCCAAAAAATACAACTTCTTTAGAAGGTGAATGGAAACTCCAGTCCATGAAATATGACGGGGAATATTCTGCCTATCAACAAGGGGAATTAATTGATGATGGTACGCTTTCTGGTGAAGCTTCTGATATAGATATGATATTTGAATTCACTGGAAACAAAGTGAATGTATCAGGAAGTTTTATGATGAGTATGGAATACGACCTTTTTCCGGGTACAGATTTCAAAATACCTGTAAATGGCTCAGCTTACACGGGAACATTCGAATTAAATGGAGATAAAATTTATTTCCAAAATGCATCTGGTACAGAAGAGGCTGAAATAGTATCGCAAACAGATTCCGAGCTGGTTCTTCAAATGACATCTTCATCTTCCATGGCAGCCTTAGGAGGAGAGAATATCTTTGAATACGACGGGTTATATGTTTTAACCAAATAA
- a CDS encoding leucine-rich repeat domain-containing protein, giving the protein MSNLTPETGKLFRNTFMIRTKAIYLSLILFCVGIPAIAQTIKGYTKAEIDDYSAKVEDQIRFLEYILNTIGSAETQPRDKDVVIRESYLKIFRDGEVQVEDDLLLDRKVVTNKNVTAYLKDIEFFYKDVNFKFKIRDVKPNQKDNGDVYFTASLDRTITATGINNEKVTNTKPRFVEVNLDSKTQELKIASVYTTKVSRDEELAEWWEVLDPHWQAYFKERFAVGEYDSINVDLLYQFVEVDSLDISGTDSLLNLSPMEAMRNLKYVNLSNTQITELGPISNVTFLEYLDVSNTPTSDIQFIKYSDRLKHLDISKTQITDISELVNLKSIRSLRMEETPVLSFAVLNEFDSLKSLYIAQSGFNNTENIKNLSNLENLDLSKNYLINFSQLSDLASLKNLNLSQTNIQDLSPLAGLENLEVVDITGTQISDISALNGKTELNKVLADETKLSVPASDNFIRKNPKVLLIHHVKDLESWWAGLSDAWKATLKKANPGITNDHPSVETLTSTIGLEELDLSGAGVESLNPITRFVKLTKVDFSDNPVTEVISLSEVKTLVEIIGKDTEVKDISPLKSNDELVRIDLEGSPVSSILSVSDLSKLEYLNVNGSEIFAEEVPELVINKPSLTIIYRTEELKSWWESLDDAWKEILSEQFSFSEEPNTEELHSMTEKSSLTFERVPVGDIQALVAFVNLRSLVIFDAPIGNITPIKELKLLEKLRISQVPVIDFSPLISLSKLKELDISNSGIEGLDPLSGLLNLEILNISGTNLKTLKGLEGNINLKELDVASTNLRSLKPIEGLPNLRKLSCFNTRLNSRAVDRFKSSNPDCEVRYY; this is encoded by the coding sequence TTGTCAAACTTAACCCCGGAGACAGGGAAACTATTCAGAAATACATTTATGATCAGGACTAAGGCCATATATCTAAGTTTAATTCTTTTCTGTGTGGGCATCCCAGCGATAGCTCAGACTATAAAAGGTTATACTAAAGCTGAAATAGATGACTATTCGGCTAAAGTGGAGGATCAAATCCGTTTTTTGGAATACATCCTTAACACTATAGGATCTGCAGAGACTCAGCCTCGAGATAAGGATGTAGTGATCCGTGAAAGTTATTTGAAAATCTTCAGGGATGGGGAAGTTCAGGTGGAAGATGATCTCTTGCTCGACAGGAAGGTTGTGACTAATAAGAATGTCACTGCCTATTTGAAGGATATTGAATTTTTTTACAAAGATGTCAACTTCAAATTCAAAATACGGGATGTAAAACCCAATCAGAAAGATAACGGAGATGTATATTTTACAGCCTCCCTTGATAGGACGATCACTGCCACAGGTATTAACAATGAAAAAGTAACCAATACCAAACCGCGTTTTGTTGAGGTTAACTTGGATAGTAAAACCCAAGAACTGAAAATCGCCAGTGTATATACGACTAAAGTAAGTCGTGATGAAGAGCTGGCTGAATGGTGGGAAGTACTGGATCCTCACTGGCAGGCTTATTTCAAAGAACGCTTTGCTGTAGGTGAATACGACTCGATCAATGTGGACTTGTTGTATCAGTTCGTTGAAGTGGATTCATTGGATATTTCGGGTACAGATTCTCTTTTGAATCTGAGCCCTATGGAAGCCATGAGGAATCTTAAATATGTGAATCTTAGCAATACACAGATCACTGAACTAGGCCCTATTTCCAACGTTACTTTCTTAGAGTATCTTGATGTGTCTAATACACCTACTTCTGATATACAGTTTATCAAGTATTCAGACCGTCTTAAACACTTGGATATCTCTAAGACTCAGATTACTGATATCAGTGAACTGGTCAATCTCAAATCGATCCGATCACTTCGCATGGAGGAGACTCCAGTTTTGAGCTTTGCCGTGTTGAATGAGTTTGACAGCCTGAAAAGCCTCTATATAGCCCAAAGTGGATTTAACAACACCGAGAATATCAAGAACCTTTCAAATTTGGAAAATCTTGACCTTAGTAAAAATTATCTGATCAATTTCAGCCAATTGTCGGATTTGGCATCTCTGAAAAATTTGAATTTGTCACAGACGAATATCCAAGATCTTTCCCCTTTGGCAGGTCTTGAAAATCTTGAAGTCGTGGACATCACAGGTACTCAGATTTCTGATATCTCAGCTCTGAATGGTAAAACCGAATTGAACAAGGTTTTGGCTGATGAAACAAAGCTTTCTGTCCCGGCTTCGGATAATTTTATCCGAAAAAATCCGAAGGTTTTATTGATTCATCATGTAAAAGACCTTGAAAGCTGGTGGGCTGGGTTATCGGACGCTTGGAAGGCTACTTTGAAAAAGGCCAATCCGGGAATCACTAACGACCATCCCAGTGTAGAAACATTGACAAGTACTATAGGACTGGAAGAACTTGATTTGAGTGGAGCGGGAGTGGAAAGTCTAAATCCGATTACCAGATTTGTGAAACTTACTAAAGTTGATTTTTCTGATAATCCTGTGACTGAGGTAATTTCCCTGAGCGAAGTTAAGACACTGGTAGAAATTATAGGTAAAGATACCGAGGTTAAGGATATTTCCCCTCTCAAATCAAACGATGAATTGGTAAGAATAGATCTGGAAGGAAGCCCGGTATCAAGTATTCTAAGTGTCTCGGATCTTTCCAAATTGGAATATCTAAACGTTAACGGTTCTGAAATATTTGCCGAAGAAGTACCGGAGTTGGTAATCAATAAACCTAGCTTAACGATTATATACCGTACGGAGGAGCTGAAATCATGGTGGGAATCATTGGATGATGCCTGGAAAGAGATTCTCAGTGAGCAGTTTTCATTTTCTGAGGAACCTAACACCGAGGAGCTTCATTCAATGACCGAAAAGTCATCATTGACCTTCGAACGTGTCCCTGTAGGAGATATTCAAGCCCTAGTTGCTTTTGTGAATTTACGTTCTCTGGTCATCTTCGATGCACCGATCGGTAATATCACTCCAATCAAAGAACTTAAGCTATTGGAGAAACTCAGAATTTCCCAGGTGCCTGTAATTGACTTCTCACCTCTGATAAGCCTGTCCAAATTAAAGGAACTGGACATCAGTAATTCAGGAATCGAGGGTTTGGATCCTTTGTCAGGACTTTTGAATCTGGAGATTCTGAATATTTCCGGCACCAACTTGAAGACCCTGAAAGGCCTTGAGGGTAATATAAACTTAAAGGAACTCGATGTAGCGAGTACAAACCTTCGTTCTCTCAAACCTATAGAAGGATTGCCGAATCTCAGAAAACTCTCTTGCTTTAATACCCGACTAAATAGCAGAGCTGTAGATCGCTTTAAATCTTCAAACCCTGATTGTGAAGTAAGGTATTACTAA
- a CDS encoding GNAT family N-acetyltransferase — protein sequence MKQEINHLSFDSSLFNYPVGKIYISGDWDEQEFLKNSAKYQLVYVLSELPLLISDASIQLVDTKTTYQKAIAKPAEVPSDIVSYTGEMNQNLLSLALESGIYSRFKQDCRLTQHEFEKLYGLWIKKALDSGYLLTAYELQGMVSYDLEGETASIGLIAVSDNSRGHGWAKKLMKAAEEKAFSYGAKTIVVSTQESNVPACKLYESLGYRLKERIYIYHYWRE from the coding sequence TTGAAACAAGAAATCAACCATCTTTCCTTCGACTCAAGTCTTTTTAATTACCCCGTGGGTAAAATTTACATTTCTGGCGATTGGGATGAGCAGGAGTTTCTGAAGAACTCGGCTAAGTACCAACTGGTGTATGTTCTTTCCGAATTGCCTCTGCTGATTTCCGATGCATCGATTCAGCTGGTCGATACTAAAACCACCTATCAGAAAGCAATTGCTAAACCTGCCGAAGTCCCCTCGGATATAGTTTCTTACACTGGAGAAATGAATCAGAATTTACTGTCATTGGCATTAGAGAGTGGGATTTATTCCAGATTTAAGCAGGATTGCCGGCTAACTCAACATGAGTTTGAAAAACTCTATGGACTTTGGATCAAAAAAGCACTGGATTCCGGGTACTTATTGACGGCATATGAACTTCAAGGGATGGTGTCTTATGATCTGGAGGGGGAAACAGCCAGTATAGGATTGATTGCAGTTTCTGATAATAGCCGCGGACATGGGTGGGCGAAGAAGCTGATGAAAGCAGCCGAGGAAAAAGCTTTTTCTTATGGAGCTAAGACCATTGTCGTGAGCACCCAAGAATCCAATGTCCCTGCCTGTAAGCTATACGAATCCCTTGGGTATAGATTAAAGGAAAGGATCTATATATATCATTACTGGAGGGAGTGA
- a CDS encoding RNA polymerase sigma factor encodes MTAPTIETIEDFKMGKQEAIESVYYSYKPTVVRFILSLIKDAEEAEALFHNVFLKILRKRKELDTKKGIQSYIFTISKNEVLDYFNHLSSDRKKAEDFYKNRIESSVDLKMEEEALMVRLEEAIEKLTDQRKQVVKLSYFENLSYQEIADQMLISKNTVKNHLIKARLSLRNYLT; translated from the coding sequence ATGACAGCACCTACTATAGAAACTATTGAAGATTTCAAAATGGGGAAACAGGAGGCGATTGAGTCAGTTTATTATTCCTATAAACCTACCGTCGTCAGGTTTATTCTATCCCTAATCAAAGATGCTGAAGAAGCTGAAGCGCTTTTTCATAATGTATTTCTTAAAATTCTAAGAAAGAGAAAAGAGTTGGATACTAAAAAGGGAATCCAATCTTACATCTTTACTATCTCAAAAAACGAGGTGTTAGATTACTTTAACCATTTAAGCAGCGATAGAAAAAAAGCGGAGGATTTTTATAAAAACAGGATCGAAAGTTCGGTGGATCTGAAGATGGAAGAGGAAGCTCTTATGGTCCGATTGGAAGAGGCGATAGAAAAGCTTACAGATCAAAGGAAGCAGGTCGTTAAGCTTTCCTACTTCGAAAATCTTTCCTATCAGGAGATCGCAGATCAAATGCTTATTTCAAAAAATACTGTTAAAAACCATTTGATCAAAGCAAGATTAAGCTTGAGAAATTATTTGACGTAA
- a CDS encoding MFS transporter, whose protein sequence is MHGHEVATQKNKQKKILLLIFLIFFVISLMSNILGPIIPGIIESFSLSYGLAGFLPFAFFVAYGVMSLPSGLLVERWREKPVLLLAFSLATLGALLFGFNPRFSSALGSLFIIGMGMAMLQVVINPLLRVTGGEEHFAFNSVLGQLAFGAASFLSPMLYSYMDQSLFTSGAPAWISLLEEWVPVEMKWVSVYFVFAVLAGIMLLLIGFTNFPKVDLKEGEKVELGKTLKNLLSKRMVWLYFLGIFSYVGTEQGIANWVSQFLQDYHGVDPGIGGAKVISYFWGLLTLGCLLGLILLKFMDSKVVLVLFTCGAILSLLAGLLAEGNLVLIAFAFSGFCLSVMWSILISLALNSVDFAHGTFAGLLCSGIVGGAVVPLVIGGMADFIGLQAAMFFLFIPLSYILFIGIWAKPLVSNSRIQSLKELFS, encoded by the coding sequence ATGCATGGACACGAAGTAGCTACCCAAAAGAATAAACAAAAGAAAATCCTCTTACTTATTTTTTTGATATTTTTTGTTATATCTCTGATGTCCAATATTCTCGGCCCCATCATTCCGGGAATCATCGAAAGTTTTTCTCTGAGCTATGGTTTAGCCGGGTTTTTGCCTTTTGCTTTTTTTGTGGCTTATGGGGTCATGTCTCTCCCTTCAGGATTATTGGTGGAGCGCTGGCGGGAAAAGCCCGTGCTCTTGCTGGCGTTTAGCCTGGCTACCCTAGGTGCTTTATTGTTTGGTTTCAATCCCCGCTTTAGCTCTGCTTTGGGTTCCTTGTTTATTATTGGGATGGGGATGGCGATGCTACAGGTGGTTATTAATCCCCTCTTAAGGGTTACGGGAGGAGAAGAGCACTTTGCATTCAATTCTGTGTTGGGGCAATTGGCCTTCGGGGCAGCATCATTCCTTAGCCCCATGTTGTACAGTTACATGGACCAGTCCCTATTCACTTCTGGAGCACCTGCTTGGATCAGCCTATTGGAAGAGTGGGTTCCTGTGGAAATGAAATGGGTTTCAGTCTATTTTGTATTTGCCGTGCTTGCCGGGATCATGTTACTATTGATTGGTTTTACGAATTTTCCGAAAGTGGACTTGAAAGAGGGTGAGAAAGTGGAACTGGGAAAAACTCTGAAAAACCTCCTAAGTAAACGGATGGTTTGGTTGTATTTTCTTGGAATATTTTCCTACGTAGGGACAGAGCAAGGTATTGCCAACTGGGTGAGCCAGTTCTTACAGGATTACCACGGCGTGGATCCCGGTATAGGAGGAGCCAAAGTGATTTCCTATTTCTGGGGTTTATTGACGCTTGGTTGTCTATTGGGTTTGATTCTCCTGAAATTTATGGATAGCAAAGTGGTTCTGGTTTTATTCACCTGCGGAGCTATCCTTTCCTTATTGGCCGGTCTGTTGGCAGAGGGGAATTTGGTCTTGATAGCATTTGCTTTTTCGGGGTTTTGCCTTTCCGTAATGTGGTCTATCTTGATTTCCCTGGCATTGAATTCAGTGGATTTTGCGCATGGCACTTTTGCGGGATTACTATGCTCGGGTATTGTGGGTGGAGCCGTTGTCCCTTTGGTAATTGGTGGAATGGCAGACTTTATTGGATTGCAGGCTGCCATGTTCTTCCTGTTCATCCCATTGAGTTACATTTTGTTTATTGGGATTTGGGCAAAGCCTCTGGTCAGCAACTCCCGTATCCAATCACTAAAAGAATTATTTAGCTAA
- a CDS encoding nucleoid-structuring protein H-NS — protein sequence MKHKLFSISVNRSLMIALVAMLAMGACKSKKKAAQPAPPAPVEQVQEEVAPPAAPVSSAEEIAAEKLENYFNSVAAAGNASIANQTIQEALGMFSNQETPVLIVIHEENGIKDYDEPTTIKKYLEYLKDTKKNLNYISDIRMDANGKVSELELRRK from the coding sequence ATGAAGCACAAATTGTTCTCAATTTCGGTTAATCGCTCACTTATGATTGCCTTGGTGGCTATGCTGGCCATGGGTGCGTGTAAGAGTAAAAAGAAAGCAGCGCAACCGGCACCTCCTGCACCTGTGGAGCAAGTTCAAGAAGAAGTGGCACCACCGGCTGCACCTGTATCGTCAGCTGAAGAAATCGCTGCCGAGAAGTTGGAAAATTATTTCAACAGTGTAGCTGCTGCGGGCAATGCATCCATTGCAAATCAGACTATCCAAGAAGCTCTTGGTATGTTCTCTAATCAAGAAACCCCTGTTTTGATTGTTATTCATGAGGAAAATGGTATTAAGGATTATGATGAGCCTACTACCATAAAGAAATACTTGGAATACCTGAAAGACACAAAGAAGAACCTTAATTACATCAGCGACATCCGAATGGATGCCAACGGAAAGGTTTCTGAATTGGAGCTTAGAAGAAAATAA
- a CDS encoding glycosyltransferase family 2 protein: MLSIVSPVYRAENVLAELITRIKFAMPDPEFEIILVDDYSPDNSWTEIERLSGIHPEVKGIKLSRNFGQHYAITAGLDTAKGDWIIVMDCDLQDRPEEIPNLLRKAEEGYDVVLARRANRQDGFFKRLASKIFYRTLAWLTGSTQDESIANFGIYHRKVIREIVGMRESIRYFPTMVKWVGFRQTTLDVFHAERGEGSSNYGFKRLFNLALDIMLAYSDKPIRLTVKLGLLIALTGFLFALYTLYKYLHGDIVVAGYASLIISLWMLAGFLLITLGVVGLYIGKTFEGVKNRPIYIVEKRIG; encoded by the coding sequence TTGCTCTCAATAGTCTCCCCGGTTTATCGTGCAGAAAATGTCTTAGCTGAACTCATCACAAGAATCAAGTTTGCTATGCCTGATCCGGAATTCGAAATTATTCTGGTAGATGATTATAGCCCCGATAATTCATGGACAGAAATAGAAAGACTTTCCGGTATCCATCCGGAGGTTAAGGGAATTAAACTTTCCAGGAATTTTGGCCAGCATTATGCCATTACAGCAGGGCTGGATACGGCAAAGGGAGACTGGATAATAGTGATGGATTGTGATTTGCAGGATAGGCCTGAAGAAATTCCCAATCTATTGAGAAAAGCGGAGGAAGGATACGATGTAGTGCTCGCAAGAAGAGCCAATAGACAAGACGGCTTTTTCAAAAGACTGGCTTCAAAAATATTCTACAGAACGCTGGCTTGGCTGACAGGCTCCACCCAGGACGAAAGCATAGCCAACTTCGGTATATACCACCGTAAGGTCATCAGGGAGATAGTAGGAATGCGCGAAAGTATCCGCTATTTCCCTACCATGGTCAAGTGGGTTGGTTTCCGTCAAACGACCCTTGATGTGTTCCATGCCGAAAGGGGAGAGGGAAGCAGCAATTATGGTTTCAAGCGTTTATTCAATCTTGCACTGGATATTATGCTAGCTTACAGCGACAAGCCCATTAGGCTGACTGTTAAGCTGGGCCTTTTAATAGCACTGACAGGATTTTTGTTTGCGCTATATACATTGTACAAGTACTTGCACGGAGATATTGTTGTAGCAGGTTATGCCAGTTTGATTATCTCACTATGGATGCTTGCCGGTTTCCTGCTGATTACGCTTGGGGTGGTGGGACTCTACATCGGAAAAACCTTTGAAGGAGTTAAGAATAGGCCTATTTACATCGTTGAGAAAAGAATAGGGTAG
- a CDS encoding winged helix-turn-helix domain-containing protein gives MLESLVTSKTRIKLLLKFFSHTNSGYLRALAKEFGESTNSVRVELNRLTEAGLLVSEEEGKTKLYKANEAHPFFTEIKNMVSKFLGLDDLIERIVKRMGDVERAYIVGDYAKGIDSGTIQMILIGKELDKKYLDFIREKTYEKVQRKVEVSIMEYDPGDIQGILVYGK, from the coding sequence GTGCTCGAATCTCTAGTCACTTCCAAAACCAGAATCAAACTTCTTCTGAAGTTCTTTTCGCATACCAACTCAGGCTATCTGAGAGCTCTTGCCAAGGAGTTTGGCGAATCTACCAATTCCGTCAGAGTAGAATTAAACCGTCTGACCGAAGCAGGATTACTTGTGTCTGAAGAAGAGGGGAAAACTAAGCTTTATAAGGCCAATGAGGCACACCCGTTTTTTACGGAAATCAAAAATATGGTATCTAAATTCCTTGGTCTGGATGATTTAATCGAACGAATCGTCAAAAGAATGGGAGATGTGGAAAGGGCCTATATCGTGGGAGACTATGCGAAGGGTATAGATTCCGGTACTATCCAAATGATTCTCATAGGGAAAGAGTTGGACAAAAAATATTTGGACTTTATTAGAGAAAAAACCTACGAAAAAGTCCAAAGAAAAGTCGAAGTGTCTATTATGGAATACGATCCCGGCGACATCCAAGGTATTTTGGTTTACGGAAAGTAA
- the rffA gene encoding dTDP-4-amino-4,6-dideoxygalactose transaminase, translating to MKIPFNKPYLSGNELRYIEEAIALGKISGNGEFTRRCQEFFQIRYGFRKCLLTTSCTDALEMAAILLDIRPGDEVIMPSYTFVSTANAFVLRGARIVFVDSCSDRPNLDEARIEEFITPRTKAIVAVHYAGVACEMDVIMDIAGRHNLFVVEDAAQAIDSYFKGKALGSIGHLGTMSFHETKNIQCGEGGMLMINDPGMIKRAERIWEKGTDRVAFFRGEVDKYGWVDIGSSFMPSELNAAYLWAQLENLDKIQERRKAIWNDYARVFSGDIDVPNVLNSDYIEVFKSLKLKIENLDSSLRGGFLADEAITNNEPLSILHSTFPANHHLFYLLFPSLASRTAYTAALNEKGILAVFHYQSLHRSAYAKKYFPNQCQRELLNSDRYSDCLLRLPLFYELPELSK from the coding sequence TTGAAAATTCCTTTCAACAAACCTTACCTTTCAGGAAATGAACTCAGATACATAGAGGAGGCAATTGCGCTGGGTAAAATCTCCGGCAACGGGGAATTCACCCGTCGTTGTCAGGAGTTTTTCCAAATACGTTACGGATTTCGGAAATGCCTACTGACTACAAGTTGTACTGATGCACTGGAAATGGCCGCAATACTTCTGGATATAAGGCCGGGAGATGAGGTAATCATGCCAAGCTACACTTTTGTCTCAACCGCCAACGCCTTTGTCCTGCGGGGGGCAAGAATTGTATTCGTGGACAGCTGTTCGGACCGTCCAAATTTGGATGAAGCACGTATAGAGGAATTTATTACTCCAAGGACCAAGGCAATTGTGGCGGTACACTATGCCGGTGTTGCCTGTGAAATGGATGTGATTATGGATATTGCCGGAAGACATAATTTGTTTGTAGTGGAGGATGCTGCCCAAGCTATAGACAGCTACTTCAAAGGAAAGGCGCTGGGGAGTATAGGACATTTGGGGACGATGAGTTTTCACGAAACCAAAAACATCCAATGCGGAGAAGGAGGGATGCTTATGATCAATGACCCTGGGATGATTAAAAGAGCGGAGAGGATCTGGGAAAAAGGCACCGATAGGGTAGCTTTTTTTAGAGGAGAGGTTGACAAATACGGTTGGGTGGATATTGGGAGTTCATTTATGCCCTCCGAGCTTAATGCTGCTTATCTTTGGGCACAATTGGAAAATTTGGATAAAATCCAGGAAAGAAGAAAGGCTATTTGGAATGATTACGCTAGGGTATTTAGCGGAGATATTGATGTTCCCAATGTCTTGAATTCTGATTATATTGAGGTTTTCAAGAGTTTAAAATTGAAAATTGAAAATTTGGATTCGTCATTGCGAGGAGGCTTTTTGGCTGACGAAGCAATCACTAATAATGAACCACTATCAATTTTACATTCTACATTCCCTGCTAACCACCACCTTTTTTATCTCCTTTTCCCTTCCTTAGCAAGTAGAACTGCTTACACTGCTGCCTTAAATGAAAAGGGGATTCTAGCAGTTTTCCACTACCAAAGCCTTCATAGATCGGCATACGCTAAAAAATACTTTCCAAATCAATGCCAACGTGAATTGCTTAATTCCGACCGCTATTCCGACTGCTTACTTCGCTTACCCTTGTTCTATGAATTGCCGGAGTTGAGTAAGTAA
- a CDS encoding exo-alpha-sialidase has protein sequence MDFNYKQPFLLILWTLATTFSFAQSQLVPSLVNESIFPLQEKHTHAGSIVALPGGDLLTVWFEGSGERKADDVLLMGSRKKQGETNWSKPFEMADTPGIPDCNPVLFLNQKAELFLVWIAVNANEWENSILRLRRSTSYDTEGTPIWNWQDNIFLKPGDEFAEEVARKFKDLPPAHVGWSSYAPEYEKMIIEASRDSKKTSMGWMTRIKPLVTANRILLPLYSDGFNFSLMAISDDMGESWRPSLPLVGKGPIQPALIQKENGDIVAMLRDAGDAPSMIQQSISKDQGETWTVAKKTEFPNTASVELLKLKDGRWWMVGNDVQDGRYQLALWISSDEGNAWSNPQYLELDSTHQGNFSYPALIQDQEGLVHLTYSKHLDAGKTIQYRLLDPNQIH, from the coding sequence ATGGATTTCAACTACAAACAACCCTTTTTACTGATTCTCTGGACTCTCGCTACCACTTTTTCATTTGCCCAATCCCAGCTTGTACCTTCATTGGTCAATGAGTCTATATTCCCCTTGCAGGAAAAACACACCCATGCCGGTAGTATAGTGGCACTTCCCGGCGGGGATCTGCTTACAGTTTGGTTTGAAGGTTCGGGTGAACGGAAAGCTGATGATGTCCTGCTGATGGGTTCGAGGAAGAAGCAGGGAGAAACTAATTGGTCCAAACCTTTTGAGATGGCCGACACTCCCGGGATACCGGATTGTAATCCTGTACTTTTTCTCAATCAAAAAGCAGAGCTGTTCCTGGTATGGATCGCCGTAAATGCCAACGAATGGGAAAACTCCATTCTCCGCTTGAGAAGAAGTACCTCTTATGATACCGAGGGGACACCGATCTGGAACTGGCAAGACAATATTTTTCTTAAACCCGGAGATGAATTTGCGGAGGAAGTTGCCCGGAAATTCAAGGATCTTCCTCCTGCCCATGTAGGATGGTCTTCCTATGCACCAGAATACGAGAAGATGATTATTGAAGCGTCCCGGGACTCCAAAAAAACAAGTATGGGATGGATGACGCGGATCAAGCCTCTCGTCACCGCCAACAGAATACTTCTACCGCTTTATTCGGATGGTTTCAACTTTTCCCTGATGGCTATTTCGGATGATATGGGAGAAAGCTGGAGACCAAGCTTGCCTCTGGTGGGTAAGGGACCTATCCAACCCGCATTGATTCAAAAAGAAAATGGAGATATCGTAGCCATGCTTCGGGATGCAGGGGACGCTCCTTCGATGATCCAACAAAGTATTTCAAAAGATCAAGGTGAAACCTGGACGGTCGCAAAAAAAACAGAATTCCCAAATACAGCCAGTGTGGAACTGCTAAAGCTTAAAGATGGACGATGGTGGATGGTAGGCAACGATGTCCAGGATGGCAGGTATCAATTGGCACTTTGGATTTCATCTGACGAGGGAAATGCATGGAGCAATCCACAATACCTTGAACTAGACTCCACCCATCAGGGTAACTTCTCTTATCCGGCCCTGATTCAGGACCAGGAAGGCCTTGTCCATCTCACCTATTCCAAACACCTCGACGCAGGTAAAACCATCCAATATCGCTTATTGGATCCCAACCAAATTCACTAA